The window AGTCAAGAAAACAACCATAGTTTCAGCATTAGCCTCCAGTCTTCTATTAATTTTCAGAGACATCCGTTTCTGACGTGAAAGTAGCACCTTGCGAGTGGTCTGAACTGTCTCTGCAAAATCAGCCTTGTTGAAACATGGCACACATCCACATTTTTCAGAACAATAACCTCCACCGGCAAAACATGGACAATACCTGCATACGTAGATAATCATGATTTATGTTAATGGTTCATCAGAGCATTGTTACAAATCCTAGTTCATAAAAAAGATATCGGCAGATACAGGCATGTATAGATATGATTTCATTTAAACCGGTCATTAAAGAAAAAACTAGACCAGCAGGGGGAGGAGCCCCTGCGGCTCTTTAATTAAGAAGGAATTTCGTGAGACACAAGTTCAATCCCGCGATATTAACCAGGATGGTTAAATGACATCCACTGGGATAGAATCCGCGCCGGGCGCAAATGTGCCACTGCACTCCCACCACTGGGGCACTGGGCTAGGAACCCATCCACATTTAAACAAATCATCATATACTGATAAACGTTTTCACCGATATAATGTGTCCCAGTAGATAAAAATTGACTTGGAATCCTAAAACACTTCCATAGCAAGATCTCGAATCGTTTTTTATCTATCTACGGGAACACATTATAAGCTGGTTAGTCCAGCCACACATATCTAAGCTGCTCCATGACCTATGTTTCAAAGGAGGGACTGAGGTAACTTACGAAGCGGAATCGTAGTAAATAGCGCACAAACGAATGCTAAAACAAGTGCTGCACTCCCCATCATTAAAAACTAATTCTGAATTTGGGAACCTCTGCAGCAAGCACATATATCAGGAGAATAATATCCTGAATTTTTCACTGCATACTACGAGAGGCAAGGTGCTACCAGTTTACTAGAGAACCCAGCATCAAAGGGATTTTTGAAACTGAAGCAGATATGTGAGCAGGACATCAAATTAGACAGGATGATTAAACCATCCCACCCTCGCGCAGATGCCCCTCTCCAGCACCTAAACGGAAGCAAATCTGAGCAGCAAAGCCGCACGGCGCCCAACATTTCAAAATCGGCCGTCCCTGTCTAAGAAACCCGAAGCACCACAGGCGAAACAGGGCACATCCTAGGGCCCGGCGGCGAAATCGCGGGGTAATCGGGAGGGACAGGGGGAGTGCTCACTCACAGCTTCAAGCATCTGGACTTTTTGCAGGCGCAATGCTTGCACCCATCCGCGGCGTCCTCCACCTTCTGCCTGCTCAAACAACAAACGCCCGCCTCAGTCAGATCAGCCGGCGAGGCGCCGGAACCGGGGAGCGGAGACGCACGGGGCACGGGGAACGGGGCGGGGGTAGCTCACCTCTTGGGCGTGGTGGCGAGCGCGAGCTGGTTCATGCTGGTGGGATCCGGCTGCGCGTCGGGGCCCTCCGGGGCCGCCGccacggccggcggcggcgagggcgggggCTCCATGGCCGAGAGGGGCACCGCCGCCGTGAGGTGCGggcgcgggggcgggggcgggggcggcgaggggggcTTGACGGAGATCGGGGTGGCCTCCATGGGAGGAGCACGGGGCGAACGAGGGCACACGCGGGGTCCGGCTGGGGGCAGGAGGGTGGCTCGGGCTCTTTTGAGACTGTGGCGCGGGGCCCTCCCCTCTTGAAGAGCCAGGAGCCTCCCTGTCCCTGCggggtttttgttttgttttgtggtttTTTGGTGGTTTCTGGAAAAGGTTTTACGGTTTCGAACGAAATCCGGGGCAGTTTCGTTTTGGACGCCTTTTTGATGGATGGATGGGTGGGGGTTGGTGGCTAGGAGGAGATTTTTTTTGGTTTGGGGAGGGTTTGAGATTTGGATCCGATGTGGTTTGTGGGTTTTTTTATTAGGGTCTCGGATTTAGGCGTCGGGGTTGGAAGGTGTTTGAAATTCGACATAAACTATTCTAAACCTCATTGTTGCCGTTATACTATGACACACGAATTCTGTTTTACTACCGTTATATGAAGCGGATACTTGTAACTGACGATGCGGTTAACTAGAGTGCACCGAATCCAATCTACTACTTCCTCCGTCACATAATATAAGAGCGTCTCCGTCTCATAATTTCTTTCGATTCAATTTGATTTAAGGAATTAAAAAATTAAATGAAGGGCTAAGAACCCTAAATAAGGTTTAAATTCAGAGTCCCAAAATAATTCCTTAAAATGTTCCTAAATTTTGGTTTGATATATAGCTCTTGCCAAAATTCTCAGAACTATTTGAAAGGCATTGTGGAACACTGAATGCAATTTTTCGGGTCCTTTGCCCTTCATTTAATTTTTTTTAGGCTTCCAAATATTCGTCAATTCAAATTTCTTGAATTTAACATGATGCATGATGCTCTCTGATGCAACTATTTACAAGCAATTTCTAGGGTTGTGACAATATGTTTATTAAATGTAAATTTGTGCGGATACCTGGTATTCTCTCGTTGTTATATACTCTGAAGCATTTCAATTTACTATGTGTCGTGCTGGTTGTAGATACGATTAGCTGAAACACGTCAGCTTTGCTTTACTATGTATCATTATGATTGTGGATACAATTAGTTGGAATGCACCCAAGCACATGGGATATGCCTATTACGTGTAGGTTTAGCTCGGATATATGCTATTCTCTTGTCTTCATTTACTCTAAAACACTACAATTAGAGAGAACACGTTCACCCCCTTCCTGAGGCGGCAGTTCTGGTCGGCGGCCCAAGTTGCTCATCTTCAGACTTTCAACCTGGCGGCTATGAGATTGCTTGGACTCGGGCCAGGGCGAAAGCCCTATTCGGCTTGCCGATGCTGGCAGCGGCGACACCCACAAGTGTTGTTTTCCCTCTTGGAGGCGTTGCCATGGATTTCATCTACGCCCCTCTTCGAGCTCAGGGGAAACCCTTGGTCCGCTTCTTCGGATCGGATGGCGATGGCGTCGttctccttcttgaaggcgtcatCTTGATCGCTCACGGTGTCCCCGTGATTGGCTCTGGTGATGTTGGCTATTGTGCTGGTTTCGGCCTACCCCTCTACTTCGGGGCATCTTGGGTTTAGCCGTGTCGTACCCTTTGTTCGGGCCGAGCATCCCCCCTTCTCTCTGCTCAGTGCACCATGTCCACGCCTTCTTGCGTTCATGTATTGTGTTGTCCCTCTTGTACTCATTCTAATTTTCTCTATCAATGAAATGATACGTAAGCTTTGCTTATTCACGATTTTTTTTTGCTTTACTTTGTATTATTATGATTGTGGGTTCAATTAGCCGGAACGAATCAAAGCTAACTTAACACCGGTATGTCCTAGATATGCCTATTAAATGTAAAACTTGTTCAGATGCGTGTTATTCTCTTGTTATTATTTACTCTAAAACGTTTGCTTTACTATTTAGCATTCTAATTGTAGAAATAGTTAGCTGGTATGCGTTGGATTTGCTCTACTTTGTGTCATTGCGGATACAATTAGCTGGAACATGACAAAGACAATATAACACTAGTATTTCGGGAGAAAATGTCTAGTTCCCAAGTATCCACCATTCATTTATCGCTTTTGGCTTCGATTTACCTTGTGCCATTTATGATTGTAGATACAATACTTGGATCACACTAAAGCCAATATACGTATATTATTCACAAAAATAGACACTTCACCTCACTCTATCATATATACAATTAGCTAGAGCCACTGAAACCAGTATAATTATATTATGTCCCAAAAATTCCTACAAATGTCAAATTTGCCCAAGTGTTTGTTGGGCAGTTAGTGTCATGTCGCGTGCTTTATTTTGCAGTAGATGACTAAACATACTAGTACTAGAGATAAAGTGTGTTCCCCTAAAAAAAAGTATGGTGCCTTACTGTTGTTTCTCCCCCAGCATGAAACGTCTCTTACAACGCACGGCAATCCCAAAGTTGACACTAATTAGGCAATCAGGTAAAATCTAGGCCTAAAAGTCCTGCAATGCTAGTTCATCTGTGCGCCCAACTTATCAGTACAGTGCACTGACTCACACAGAACATCATTCTCCTCTTTGCACTAATCGCCAAAAAGCAGAACTCCCGGTGTAAAACGTTATAGCATTAAACGGCACAACGATTGGATTTCAGACTTAAAATTTTAACTCTGGATTTCAGACTTAAAAATTGAGTTCAGACTTATTTATGGAGAGAAATATGTGGGTTTGTTAGTTAAATGAGAAGTAATTTGTGGCACCGTGATGAATCTAATCGTGTGTCATCGCTTTGTAAAAATGGTTCGATAAACACAGATCAAGGCATGCTTTTCTATATAAACAAATAAATTCCCATTTAGCAAATGAACTATCTCCATCGAGCAAGATATTCCGATTTGATTAGACATGTTTGCAAAAAAAAAAGGATTTGATTAAACATAACAAGTCGTTTTCTATGGGAATGCTCACCGGCACACTTTATTGCAAATTCAACATAGTTACGTCATTCCACAGAAGAGGTGAAATGAGGCTTGGAGGATCACCCTCCCAAAACAAATTTCGACTTAAAATCATACGAGTGTCTAGCTAGCGTGTGCGCCACCGTGTTGGCATCCCTTGGACAGTAACGGAATGCCACTGAACCAACCCTTCGAGCTCGGCAAATTTCATTAACTCCTTCGTTTTCTCAAAGTAGTAAATTTCATGAACtccttcattttttatttttattttttgcggatgaactccttcattttcTCAAAGTGAAAAAGGCCGTCGGCAAATTTCACAAAAGAATTAGAGATGACTAGTGACTAATTGTGAAATTCGTGTGCATCCGACAAGTGTCTCTTGAGTGGAGTTAAAAGGCATCGTGCAGTGTATGTGTGTGTAGCTTTACGTTTTCTTTAGCGCAGTTAGTGTCATGTCGCGTGCTTTATTTTGCAGTAGATGGTAAAGCATGGTGCCTTACTAAACATACCAGTACCAGAGGTAAAGTTTATGTTTCCCTCGGAAAAAGTATGGTGCCTTGCTGCTGTCCTTGTTACTAATTTCGCCCCCAGCATGAAACGTCTCTTACATCGCACGGCAATCTCAAAGTTGACACTAATTAGGCAATCATGTGCTGTGAAATCTAGACCTAAAAGGTCTTTGAAACATTAGTGCGTCGAAATTATCGATACACTGACTCACACAGAACTTCATTCTCCGCATTGCACTAATCGCCGAAAAGTATAACTACTGGTGTAAGATGTACTAGCAGCATTAAACATCATAACGATTTTAGAGTTCGGACTTAAAATTTTAACTCTGGATTTCAGACTCTTCAGAGGCCCTCCATATAATCCAGAAAACAAGTATGCCAATCGAGAAACGCAATGACACGAAAAATTCACAAAAGCCATAGTACCTGTAAATTTGATGACCTAGCAGATGTTAGTTGCAGAGAAATTTCACATAACTTTTTGAGGAGTTGGGAAGTATCTTTGTCAGGATGGAAATCTTTAGAGATCTATATAAATATAGCAAACTCCACAGCGCAGCAAGCACACCACCTATGCCACAAGAAACTACCTATATTTGCCAGATTTAATCACCACCCAGTCCCATGCCCCCGAGCATTTTGCTCATGTCCTTGCCACCCATCTGCTTCATCAGAGCCTGCAGGCCACCCATGCCGCCCATCTGCTTCAGCACTTGCGGCGGGAGGGCCTTGGTCATCTGCTGGATGTTCAGGTTCTGGGACAGATCGCTCATCTTTCCATTCTTCGGCATCTTTAGCCCCTTCATCTTGCTCCACATCTTGGCTAGTCGCTTGTACTCTTCCAGCATGTCCATCACGTCTCTGATTTGCCTGCCAGACCCTCGAGCGATACGGATGATTCGCGACTCGGTCATCAGCTTCGGGTTTGTGCTGTCGAGCTCTGAAAAGTAGGTCAGGGTTGGGATAAGTTTCGGAACGTCGCTCTTGTGATACACAAAGGAAAGCATTGGTCTAATCTAGCTCACCTGCAGCTGTCATGGAGTCCATAATCGTCATGTATCGCTTAATCTTCGCTTGGCCTTCTTTCTCGTGTCCTTTTGGCATCAACTCTGAACTAAATCCAGGCAACATGGAGAAGACCTGCAAGATAAATAAGACAATGCATGCTTAAACAAATAATATCACTAGTTGCGGAGCCTTGCTTGTCTTGTTGGATGACTTCGTGTGAAACCAAATACTCAATATAATGTAGGTTAATCAGATGTTAACATGgtaaatactactccctccgttcactatTATAAGATGTCCTAACTTTTTTTCTGattcggatgtatatagacgcattttagtgtgtttgttcactcatttcagttcgtatgtactccctccgtcccaaaataagtgtctcaagcttagtataactttgtactaaagctagtacaaagttgagacacttattttgggacggagggagtagtacatacTGAAATATCCAAAACATATTATATTTGTGAAAGAAGGGAGTAAAAGATAGTTAACCTGGCCAATAGGACCCATTTTCAGAAGATTCTGGAATTGATCATACAGAAGTCTGAGAGTGAAGGTTCCTTCAGCCAGCTTTGCCAGAAGCTCAGGCTGCTGATCAGCAGGCATAACATCCTGGATTTTGTCCATTAAGCCAGACAAGTCTCCCATACCTGACAAATACATACATCGTTAGGTAAACTAGAAAGAAGAATCACCAAGCTACACACAATATTAAATGTAGTTGCTAACCTAGCAGACGGCTGACAAATGGTTTCACATCAAAAATCTCAAATTCATCAATGTGTTCTCCAGTTCCAATAAATATCACTGGACTTTTTGTAGCTGCAACCCTGGGGAAAAAAGAGGCAAGGATGTAAAAAAAAGGTCCCTCTGATTCTTCACCTGTTTACTCTAACAAACGGTATCCTCGCCTACTTGTAAAAAACACAATAAAAAAAGAAGCTAAAACAGGATTTGAGAATACAGCTGAGCAGATAAATAACAATCTTAACTGCTTCACAGATACTAAACATATGTGCAAACATTCAGATTGAAGTGATCCTAAACCAAGTAGCATTTTCTTGTTGAACTAAAATAACATGGATGAAATGCAACCTGGTAAAATGAAATTCAACTCTAAAAGGACATATTAACAAGAGGGGGGGAAATCCCACAAGAAGAATTATAATGAAGAAAATTTACCAATGAACAAACTAAGCTAACTAAGATTCTTTGGAAACAATAACGCTCATAAGCAACACGATACAGGAAATAGCACCAggaagaaaaaataaaataaagagtaATACTAACGCGCTAAGTGCACCGCCTCCTTTTGCATGACCATCCAATTTCGTAATGATGACAGCACCAACAGAAGCACTTTGTTTAAATGCTTGTGCCTGATCAAACGCAGCCTGACCAATACTGCCATCCATCACAAATATCACCAGGTCTGGTTTCTGCAATGAACCATAAAAAAGGTGGGTGAGAATCTCAATGTTACAGGAAAAATAATGGTGCAAGACTATGACAGTGTAAATACCGTTGCTTCCGCAACTTGACGCATTTCTTCGAAGAGTGCAGCCTCTTGCTTATGGCGTCCACTTGTGTCAATAATGATGAGATCAGAGTTATCTTTCCTGAACCTTTCCAGACCCTCAACAGCAATTTTCACAGGATCTGACTCCATGTAGCTGCAAAGACGGAAATTTTATTTAGTGCAAATTTTGGAGAGAAGCTTTTAACCAACAGCTAAATCTTTCGATGTAGAGAACCTTCCATAAAAAGGTATCTTCGCCTTGGTTGCATTCTGTTTCAACTGATCAAAAGCACCAGCTCGGAATGTATCGGCACAAACCAGCGACGGTTTAAATCCCTTACGCTGATGATAATATGCGTATTTCGTACAGGTAGTGGTTTTTCCAGAACCTACAGAAATATATCATCATTCAGTGAGCATCTAACATCAATGTATATTGTAACTGTATTAAAGACGAGGAAAACAATGAACAAACCGCATGATCCTAGTGTTCTGTTTATTCAAATTTCTTATTAGATTTTGTATCAGTCTGGAATACAGAAAAAAGAAGGGCAACAGACGCTTCGTCCCGTAGCAGTGCTGCTGGTTGATGTTGCAAACGGGTTCTTCAACaagaggagaggctgggcgccaATGACAAAAAGACTTGGAGTAGTGTGATTTTGGCTAGCCGTGGTGTTTTGGACGGACTCTGGATGATCTTGTTAGTTTGATTGTTGTTTTAGTTGTGTTTGCCTGCTACTCCTAGTCTAGTCTTTCTTTTCATGCTTTTTGGGAGCCCTGCGTGGTTACCTCTTCCGCATTGCTCCTAGTTGTCTTTCCCCAGGTGGCATGGTAGGGCGTCTGGGGGTCATCGACTTGTGTGTTAAACTGTTTTACGGTTTCCTTTCATTGATGAAATGAAATCAGGGGTACGCCCCtcaattcaaaaaaaaaaaaaaaatgaGGGAGATCTCACAGGTACAAACAACTAGAAGATTGAACAGGAAATGGCAATAGTTCTTATGGCATCCGACCTATCACCTACAGCTAGAGCTGCCTGAAATGTCTGAGTCACCACAAGTTCTCCACAAAACAACGTACCTACCTTGCCATTCATATCAAGACAGAAATGAGATGCTTAGACCACAGCAATAAACTAAACAAGGTCTGCTCCTGTTAGTGAAAGGCAACTGATGACCCTAACCGCAATTCTATACCCAATAATAACCTAAATTTACCTCAATTCAACAAGGTTTGGACCATTCAATTTTGCTCGGCTATCACCACAATTCAGAATAACATGAAACACCTATGAGCACATCCCCGGTGCTTAAACGACACATTCATTCTAGGTGGCCTACCAATGCTACACGCAGACTGGTAGATATATACAGCTATAATAAGCAATCACATGTAGCGTGTGGAATTCAGGTAACAGGCGTAGATCAAAAAACAGAGCAGGTAAGCGAGGTTGGTCAGTGAGACTGACCCTGCAATCCGACGAACATGACGACGCTGGGCTTGCCCTTCTTGGGGGTGAAGGCCGGCTTCCCGGGATCGAGCATGTTGCAGAGCTCGGTGAAGACGGCCTGCAGCGCGGAAAAAAAAAACAAGGGCATCAGCCTCCTCCCGCCCAGTTCCCCCTGGCACGCGCGTCCCTGGATCGAACTAGCGCAGGAATGGATAGCTAGGTGGAGGGACCTGCTGTATGATGCGTCGCTTGTTGGTGCCGGCGGCGAGGGTCTCGAGGTTGACGATCTTCCTGATGTT is drawn from Aegilops tauschii subsp. strangulata cultivar AL8/78 chromosome 1, Aet v6.0, whole genome shotgun sequence and contains these coding sequences:
- the LOC109743067 gene encoding signal recognition particle subunit SRP54 2, which translates into the protein MVLAQLGGSISRALAQMSNATVIDEKVLGECLNEISRALLQSDVQFKMVRDMQTNIRKIVNLETLAAGTNKRRIIQQAVFTELCNMLDPGKPAFTPKKGKPSVVMFVGLQGSGKTTTCTKYAYYHQRKGFKPSLVCADTFRAGAFDQLKQNATKAKIPFYGSYMESDPVKIAVEGLERFRKDNSDLIIIDTSGRHKQEAALFEEMRQVAEATKPDLVIFVMDGSIGQAAFDQAQAFKQSASVGAVIITKLDGHAKGGGALSAVAATKSPVIFIGTGEHIDEFEIFDVKPFVSRLLGMGDLSGLMDKIQDVMPADQQPELLAKLAEGTFTLRLLYDQFQNLLKMGPIGQVFSMLPGFSSELMPKGHEKEGQAKIKRYMTIMDSMTAAELDSTNPKLMTESRIIRIARGSGRQIRDVMDMLEEYKRLAKMWSKMKGLKMPKNGKMSDLSQNLNIQQMTKALPPQVLKQMGGMGGLQALMKQMGGKDMSKMLGGMGLGGD